The Salinibaculum sp. SYNS191 genome has a window encoding:
- a CDS encoding phytoene desaturase family protein produces the protein MSSAPLSDESVTVVGAGIGGLATAAALADSGADVTVLERHAHPGGRTGRIEDDGFTFDTGPSWYLMPDVFEWFFDRFDRSPEDYYSLTRLDPNYRVFFKDGDRVDVPADPDGVRELFESYETGAGAAFDTYLDESEFVYDVGMERFVYEDRPRFRDWVDTDVMRSLPAATLVKSMDDYVGQFFDHPKLKQLVQYTLVFLGGSPYNTPAIYTLMSHVDYNLGVYYPDDGGLYRVVEALADLATELGVDVETGVDVTGIQPGGTRGLQLETPERARDADTVVANAPPAHVERDLLPDRHRDHGDRYWDSRTYAPSAYMLYLGVEGSVDPLEHHTLVLPTDWRSHFEAIFDDPRWPDDPAYYLNVPSATDDTVAPDGHETVVILVPIAPGLDDGPDQRARFREQVLADVAEHTGVDLRGRIVTEHEASVRTFAERYSAPGGTALGMAHTLTQTGPFRPGRRADAVDDLYYVGGSTTPGIGVPMCLISGAHAADAVADDRSPARSLRDRVSLEF, from the coding sequence ATGTCCTCAGCGCCCCTGAGTGACGAGTCCGTGACAGTCGTCGGTGCCGGCATCGGTGGGCTGGCGACGGCCGCCGCCCTCGCCGACAGCGGTGCCGACGTGACCGTACTGGAGCGCCACGCCCATCCCGGCGGCCGGACCGGTCGCATCGAGGACGACGGCTTCACGTTCGACACCGGCCCCTCGTGGTACCTGATGCCCGACGTCTTCGAGTGGTTCTTCGACCGCTTCGACCGCTCGCCGGAGGACTACTACTCGCTGACCCGCCTGGATCCCAACTACCGGGTCTTCTTCAAGGACGGCGACCGCGTCGACGTCCCCGCCGACCCCGACGGGGTCCGCGAACTCTTCGAGTCCTACGAGACGGGCGCGGGCGCGGCCTTCGACACCTACCTCGACGAGTCCGAGTTCGTCTACGACGTCGGTATGGAGCGGTTCGTCTACGAGGACCGCCCCCGGTTTCGCGACTGGGTGGACACCGACGTGATGCGCTCGCTGCCCGCCGCCACGCTCGTGAAGTCGATGGACGACTACGTCGGCCAGTTCTTCGACCACCCGAAGCTCAAGCAACTCGTGCAGTACACGCTGGTCTTCCTCGGCGGGTCGCCGTACAACACGCCCGCCATCTACACGCTGATGAGCCACGTCGACTACAACCTCGGCGTCTACTACCCCGACGACGGCGGCCTCTACCGCGTCGTGGAGGCCCTGGCCGACCTCGCGACCGAACTCGGCGTCGACGTCGAGACAGGCGTCGACGTGACGGGCATCCAGCCGGGCGGCACGCGGGGCCTGCAACTGGAGACTCCCGAACGCGCTCGCGACGCCGACACCGTGGTCGCCAACGCGCCGCCGGCCCACGTCGAGCGCGACCTCCTCCCCGACCGGCACCGCGACCACGGGGACCGCTACTGGGACTCCCGGACCTACGCCCCCTCCGCGTACATGCTCTATCTCGGCGTCGAGGGCAGCGTCGACCCGCTGGAACACCACACGCTCGTCCTGCCGACGGACTGGCGGAGCCACTTCGAGGCCATCTTCGACGACCCGCGCTGGCCGGACGACCCCGCCTACTACCTCAACGTCCCCAGCGCCACCGACGACACCGTCGCGCCCGACGGCCACGAGACGGTCGTCATCCTCGTCCCCATCGCGCCCGGCCTGGACGACGGCCCGGACCAGCGCGCGCGGTTCCGCGAGCAGGTGCTGGCCGACGTCGCCGAGCACACCGGCGTCGACCTGCGCGGGCGCATCGTCACCGAGCACGAGGCCAGCGTCCGGACCTTCGCCGAGCGGTACTCCGCCCCGGGCGGCACCGCGCTGGGGATGGCCCACACGCTCACCCAGACCGGCCCGTTCCGGCCCGGCCGCCGCGCCGATGCGGTCGACGACCTCTACTACGTCGGCGGCTCGACGACGCCCGGCATCGGCGTCCCGATGTGTCTCATCAGCGGCGCGCACGCCGCCGACGCGGTGGCTGACGACCGCTCGCCGGCGCGCTCGCTCCGGGACCGCGTCTCGCTGGAGTTCTGA
- a CDS encoding DUF5828 family protein, translating to MVDFEESVSGFKIRGDWVDAVEHGERIVRALKDVGTEEGVAVDGDALAEFDEWRPKSHERLDEDVSEKTAEQASVEEGKGEREGKNPDEDLQTAGEKLAESYEKLDDPDEAVDKWGESLDYVARAADSAGRKALRTVENAVYENVMTQIAPYYFDNDLVSANLQRVGRGEGPDYIFEVDVNDDDLKIRVSNTLASYVEDIDRWHVDTEKETEAIEAAEGVDAPETDNDADAKTS from the coding sequence ATGGTTGACTTCGAAGAGAGCGTTTCCGGATTCAAGATACGGGGGGACTGGGTCGACGCCGTCGAACACGGCGAGCGCATCGTCCGTGCGCTGAAAGACGTCGGTACGGAGGAGGGCGTCGCGGTCGACGGCGACGCGCTGGCGGAGTTCGACGAGTGGCGACCCAAGAGTCACGAGCGACTGGACGAGGACGTCAGCGAGAAGACCGCCGAGCAGGCGAGCGTCGAGGAGGGCAAAGGCGAGCGGGAGGGCAAGAACCCCGACGAGGACCTCCAGACCGCCGGCGAGAAACTCGCGGAGTCCTACGAGAAACTGGACGACCCCGACGAGGCCGTCGACAAGTGGGGCGAGAGTCTCGACTACGTGGCCCGCGCCGCCGACTCCGCGGGCCGGAAGGCGCTGCGGACCGTCGAGAACGCCGTCTACGAGAACGTGATGACCCAGATAGCGCCCTACTACTTCGACAACGACCTCGTCAGCGCGAACCTCCAGCGCGTCGGCCGGGGCGAGGGCCCCGACTACATCTTCGAGGTCGACGTCAACGACGACGACCTGAAGATACGCGTCTCGAACACGCTGGCGTCCTACGTCGAGGACATCGACCGCTGGCACGTCGACACCGAAAAGGAGACCGAGGCCATCGAGGCCGCGGAGGGGGTCGACGCACCCGAGACCGACAACGACGCCGACGCGAAGACGAGCTAA
- the upp gene encoding uracil phosphoribosyltransferase, whose translation MGLEEREHAVVVTHPLAQQTLTDLRRADTDSVAFREGLVDLGRLCGYELVDGYMETEAVPIRTPLTETTGQRVAGLEDVVVVNVLRAATPFVEGLLKTVPDARQGVISASRDEEAGMDDDGEFPIEVQYVKLPDIRPEDTVVVADPMLATGSTMCTVLEEVTGGQPDPEQLVVLSAVSAPPGLERVGEAFPNAERITVGLDDRLDDDGFIVPGLGDAGDRAFNTN comes from the coding sequence ATGGGACTGGAGGAGCGCGAACACGCTGTCGTCGTGACGCATCCGCTGGCACAGCAGACGCTGACCGACCTCCGCCGGGCCGACACGGACTCCGTGGCCTTCCGGGAGGGGCTGGTCGACCTGGGACGGCTCTGCGGGTACGAACTCGTCGACGGCTACATGGAGACCGAGGCGGTGCCGATACGTACGCCGCTGACGGAGACGACCGGCCAGCGCGTCGCGGGGCTGGAGGACGTCGTCGTCGTGAACGTCCTGCGCGCGGCGACGCCGTTCGTCGAGGGTCTGCTGAAGACCGTCCCCGACGCCCGGCAGGGCGTCATCTCGGCAAGCCGCGACGAGGAGGCGGGGATGGACGACGACGGCGAGTTCCCCATCGAGGTCCAGTACGTCAAGTTGCCGGACATCCGGCCCGAGGACACCGTGGTCGTCGCCGACCCCATGCTCGCCACGGGGTCGACGATGTGTACCGTCCTGGAGGAGGTGACGGGCGGCCAGCCCGACCCCGAGCAACTCGTCGTCCTCTCGGCGGTCAGCGCGCCGCCGGGGCTGGAACGCGTCGGCGAGGCCTTCCCGAATGCGGAACGTATAACCGTCGGCCTCGACGACCGGTTGGACGACGACGGCTTCATCGTCCCCGGACTC